ATCCCTGACCCGCCTCATGTCTCGCCCCTTCAGGGTCCGCCCAACGCCTTCGAAAACCGACGTCGCGCCTCGCGTATACTCACGCGCCAGATACTCGTGTGGGGGAATAATCTCAGAGTCATTGCCATCCAAGCCGTCGTCCATGTCGTACAGCGAGTCCACGGAGTCGACCCGGAGAATCTTGCTCCAGTCGGGCACGTTCACGGGAGCTGACGTGGCCATGTGGTGCCCACCTGGGGAAGCCATGCTGTCGTGCCCGCGGAACTGGTGCACGATCCGAGGCGACGACACCGTTTTACCGGAATCGTCAAACGCCAATGACAGCCCGCCCACGTTGTGATCGTCCCTGGGAATTCGGTGGCCTCTCCGCACCTGAACACCCCCGTTGCTCTCGGGGACGGCGCGTGGGCTCCACTCTCCCTGCGAATTCTCGGTTTCGTGGTCCTCCCTCTCGTCGACGCTGTTGACCATCGACCAGACATCGTCCTCGCCGAGCTCCGACAAGTCATGTGCGTGGCTGTAGCTGCCGTAGGTCCCGAGCAAGCGTTCGCTGCGGCTCTGCGTCAGTTTCCGTCCCTTCGCCATATGTCATAATCAATCGGATTCCGGCCACGGAATCGAGAATTCCCGGCGACCCAATTGAGGAAAGGAGAGAACCCACGAAACCCAATTCACAATTCCATCGATCAATTTATTATAGGCTTACGCATAAGCTGGGCATCGGAGGGGTggacatgtatatatatagtagaTGTATagcattttcaaaaaaaaaaaaaaataataataataattcatttcatttgaatttgaatttgaatttgggtgTCATTTTGTCTGCATTTCATATGCACGGTGATGATGTTACAAAACGCCAACAAGTACACGAAACTGTAAAAAAACAGGGAGATTTCAATGGGATCGTTCTTCCATTATACGCGCTCCCGCCAACCCGTGTGGAGGTTTTGTTCCTTACTTTATGGAGTTAAGTTGATGGCTTCAGAAAGACaatccatttattttttttacgtCATAAATGGTCATAAATGCATTTTAGCCCCTCTAGGTCAAGATCGTGCGTTTAACCAATGCTAAGAGTTGAACCATAACGTGCTATATGAAAAACTTAAATGATTTAAGAGTCGAACccaacacatttttttattttttttttctagataaAATCAAGTTTAGGTAGTTATATATTTGGTTTCTATGTAATCCAAATCATGTGTTGCACAGTGTGGTCAAATATCATAATGAATAGAATGTTGGATTTTCATCTAGGCATTATGGGTTTGAAACTCCCGCTCTCTTAAATTCTTGCAATAGTTTCGAACTCTTCCCCTCTCCCTACCCTAAATTCTTATAATTGTTTCGAACCCTTCCCtaatatgaataaattaaaaaaaacaatcatgtgttcaatttctcaatttaattaatatataggaatgtatacaaataataataattaaataaataatctcATTTTGGTGATTGTTAGGAACGCGCTTTCTTATGCGAAACTACAAACCACCCACGTCGGAATTCCTTCTACAGTATGCGGGCGGGCCCCCACCGCTAAACCCGTCTTGTTTGACTACGTCAAATGACAAATGCATATAACACAAACTGCTCGCATTCCACGTGGACACGTCCTCCTCTAAAAGCCCACCACGTGGGTGCTTCTACACCTGCGGGTCCCGCCTTCAGGGTCTCCATCGATGCCACGTGGTCGAACAGTTGCCAGCCAAATAATTTCACCagttaaaaataaagtaaataaaaggTTTAGTACGTGGTGGGGGAAggctaatgattttttttaggaGGAAATTAGCTTGTGGTCTTGTTACGAAGTTATTTTGGACATTGAAAAGATTTATAGTGGCACTTCAGTTTCGTGACCATTTTTGGATTCACTAATGGACAGGGTAATGATTGTGACCAGAAAATTAGCGTATGCATAATTGATGGTTTAGGGGTTTTAATCAAGTTTATTGTTGTGGTTTAGATTAATTAAATCTCCACTTGGGATAGAAAAATCAAAGTCTCTGTGAAGTCCACATTAGACGGTCCAGAATACAATAGTGGGGTCCAACAACGACTTGTCGTTTTTGAAGTATACAAGTGAAGCTTTATCACCGTTCATTGTCCCAAGATTTCACAATCAGAAGGCCCAAAtttgatggagcttcacaaattACATCCAATTATATAGGGGggttttcctttttcattttaaaaatgtgTCTTTTCAAATTTCGTTTTACACTTAAAGTCccgtttgaaagaaaaaaaatgtgtatcCAAGTGGAATTGTACTAACATTATCAGTTGTCGTCGAGagacaaaattaattaagtattttataaatggttattAACCTTAAAAAAACAGCGTTACTGGACTAAAACTGTCGAGACTcaatttggtaaaaaaaaaaatcaatttaaatttACGGTGGAATCactaatttgatgcaatttgaGTGAAACAAAGAGTACGTATGCTTGGTATTAAAATAATAGGATTCTAGAACCAGCTGACCATATATATTCTTAAAACTCATCATGACTTGTGTGTATGGTGCACATCGCAATCAAAAATGTCCAGAATATCGTCGTGACTTTGTATTGTGCATATTTTCAGTACATATCTAGCAATTCCAGCAAAGTTATCGGACAAATCTTGAAAGCCAATGAGAAAACTTTTCGGTAGGTCACGGTAATAATGTATCTGATCATATCACTTTAAACATGCTTTGTAAGTTAAATGTTGTACTTACATGAGTTAGATGATACTCAAATGTAAGAGGACACATTCTTTTGCGAGAATAGTATGTTCATTCATCATActgtaaattattttttctcaAACGATTAACAAATGAGAATTGATGGAAGTTGCGCACTAAGTACAACATCATTCAACTCTCTTGGTAAAGTACTACGGTTATGTTAACTTTCCATAGGCACTCATTTTCACAGTCacatcaattattatttttgtacaacgatatatttatattaaaaaatgaaaatagtttTTCAGTACTTTTTTCTACTCCCCAGGCCTCCGTTTCTCTCTCTCCAAAATCGCCAGTGGAAATGAGTCGATGAGTGGATTCCATCATTTGATTAGTGTAGATTTTGTTTGTGTCGCTTTTAGCGGTTGATATCTCACTTAGCAAGTGATGTGGTCTCGCTTGTCAGTCGACAAATTAATACTAATGTTGCTATTTATGAGATTTGATAAATCAcgtcattaaatttttttcataacaataaaatttgcatttgttaTCCACTTGGACTATGCGAGGATAGGGTTGATGATGTTTCATATTTATCAATGGAGGACCCCCTCCCCTTTTATGAGGTACTATTGTGTGTCTCTCCTCCTTCCAACAGGATGATATCCGGATTCTTTTTGTGATGATTTTGGAAATTTGTTAATCGTATCcgtttattatatatcgtgcagtcagtttttattaggtactatttgtatttaattttagataaaaaaattaaaaaaatttctaaccacatgatgtacaatgaacgaacaCAATTCACgaatttttgaaaattatttcaaagagaatccggcgaggatccGGATTTGTGTGGTACTATTGCGGATCTCTCTCCCTTATGTGGGATTTTGTTGGGGGTGAGGACCCTGGCCTTCCAGTGATCCGACCTTGTCTGGGACCCGCTAGCCATGGCCCGTGGAGATGTGTTCACTACTGGTGCACCCGGACCCCAAGTACCTAACTCTGCCTTGTGATGGACCTCTCATTGCAATCAAGTATCCTATGCTACTTAGTTTCACTaggaaattttattattattgtttttgttgaacacacaatattatatatattaagggAATATAGTGGGTTTGCTCTCATAATGGGCTAataaataatgtggtttaaattcgtctgtagcgagaatcgaacctaagacctctcatttacaagtgaagaggaataccactagaccgtagtactaattgagggaaatttgaaatttatataaCAGTAAATAATTAATCACTAATTTTGGAATTTGAtataatcatttcgtttttcATATGAAATGATATTAGAGTGGAAATTTGGGCTAAAACACGTAAATTAGGCACTGAAATTGCAAGTTATAGGAGTCGCATATGAGAACTCTTATTGGACTCAACTGTATTGCTAATGGtgaaaattaaacattttgttttagttattagtttttatattttgtcctataaatagaggaaaaaaatatgtgaaataaATGAGAAAATGAATAGAGTATTGAAAATTAAATAGTTTCGAACGAACTCCAATTAAGATTTTACCATGACTAATCATGAGTGGACGATTGCATAGTTTTATGATGGTTGATATATGCAAACTACACTAAAAGACTTGTCTGCACTCACCGGCAAGAAACACTCGTTCATGACTGACTCTAACATTCTCAGGTTCGATGCAGTGTATAAACCATCCAATATGATAGGGAACCCGTCGTTTCTGTAAAATCAATGACGTTAAGAAAATTGGAATATTTGACAAGtacaaaaaaaccctaaaactcaCATGGCCCCCGccactgtttttctttttatatcaAGCATGACAATTGACAACCCAGAAATATATCAACCATTATCACATCACAACCCTCCATATCACGTCATGCATTGCATCCTTTCTTCCATTGCTAAAAACAAACGACATTtgttttggtgtgtgtgtgtgagtgtctCAATTCTGTAAGAAAATAAGAATCCGAATCCCACCTGCCACTAATTAATCAGCCACCACCGCCATAAACAAagttaattaaaacaaattaataaaaaccctAATGAGTGCTTAGCATatgattgattttatggtgtCGAGATGGAAAGAATCTTACCAATTGCTAGGTAGGCCAGATTTAGACATTATGTACAACAATTTCTTGCATAACTTGTTAATTCGACATGATACAACACGAAACGTTAATTAATCTAGTTGTTATCGATCACATTTTAAGAAGCCGTTAAGGTAACATGTTTTGCACAACACGACTTGTTAAAATTACGACTATAACATGAAAATGAGACGAATACGACAAAAACGACCTATTTGAGAAGCCTAATATTGCTAGGGATACATCTCGATGTATTTATATAGTACAATGCTTGTCATATGACTTAAAGACGTTTATCATGTAACATGGTCACATAATGAGTGCTTTAAGCACAAAGTTATAACATAATCTCATGTACCACAACCGTTTTTCTCGTCAAGCTAGttttgtttaaattcaatttggCAAGAGATTATGCCAATCTGCCATGTATATATCTGTTTCACTATCTCCATCTCACATGATAAAAGAGAGATGAAATGAAAGAGTGAAAATTTACACTTAAACAAATTTCTGGTTCGGAATTCAAATTACTCTGATATGTATTTCATTTCTTAATTAGATCCAGAGGATCAAAAGGTTGAGGAATGATTGTACTAGGGAGCAGGGATATGAATCATGGgatattattttattgtaagGCAAGAAAAAGTCAGGCCTTTAGGATTAATATAACATGGGATTCTTGTACTAACACAGAATTATATAAGGAGAAGAATCAAAGAGCGTCTGTTGGAGGTTTTGTCGGTTAGTAGAGGAGGCTTTGGGTTGTCAGGTCGGCCAAGAACATGCTATTCGTGCATTAGAGATACTTGCAGAGCCAGCAAGCTTTTGTTGCTCAAGTTGATATTATCGAAGTTACCCTTTTTCTTAACTTGAGGTTGTTTGATGAAATACTTCTACtgttatgtgttttaattttttaacgcAACAGTGACATTTCTATGTTTACGAAAGttcaaaagaaaacatatttgATCGTCCCTTTTGTTCACTTGCAGGAACAAAATTGTATCATCTTCTACACATGAAAGCTGTAAAGCTAAGAAGAAGAGCGTAATTTATGTTCCCTTTTTACAAgatgtttggtttgtttttgttgGCTTTTAGCCTTTAAAATACCTTTTTTTCGTTTTCAAGTTGAACCAACACATGCTAAATCATCCCTTCATCGTTGTGACGTTTGGCCAACTTGGTGCTCCAATTTGAAACTCAAGTTGCATAAAATACCAGatactttatatatatttatatagacTCTATTTACCTAACCATTTTGTCTTATAGAAATCTCCAATCATTGGAGCAAAATTACTGTATCCACTGAGATTTTCAACTGGGTTGTAAGATTTTTTAATCAAGGttttgtaattagtttagtAACAAAATCACGACTTAATTATTAGCAAATGAAAACACATGAAGATGAGTGCGGTTGAGATTAATATAGGTATTAGGTACGAGTTCGATTCATGTCTTGCATGTAACCCAAAAAACCAGGGAAAGTGAGCGAATCGAAGTAGTAGGAAGATTATTGCAAAGACAATTATTGAGGCAAAGTTTGGAAGATAATCCATCAAATTTTTTCTGGGATAAATCTTTCTCTTAATGGATCTCTTCTTGTTCCTAAATCTTCTATCTCTGTCACAACGTTTTCAACCTGCAGAGATAGAAGGAAATATAGGTCACACTCAACCATTTTTCAAGAGGAAGTTTACCACAAAAATTCAATGCTGATGAAATTTTATTGTGAACATTATTATTGTTGATTGGCAGCAAGCTCAGGTGGTAGCCTGTTTTTATCCTTCGTATGCATCAAGCGATAAGAGAGGACCCATCATTTCCTGTTGTTTGAGTTGTTACAATCATGCGTGTTGATGTTCGGGTCAGCCATGTGAGTAGATTTGATTTGAGAAATAAATTCCGTAcaccatttttttgttttgcacacCAAGTTCTATATAATTATTTATCCTAtcgattttcttttgatttatttgatcaaagaccaaaaataaataaatgtgcaTGTAGAAAAAATAGTCTGAAAAATCATTTTCCTTCTAGTTTTTCCACGTGATCAATATCGATGATTTCAAAGTGAATACTTTTGTATATTTGGTGTACGCAGTTTGCCAGTTTTGTAACGACAGTTGAAAGAAAGTATACCTACACTTTGATGAAGTTATTAGTGGTGAACATGATAGATCGATCGTCCCACTTGCATGACACGATCGATGCCAAAGACTTGTGGTTGTGACAATGCTGGCCGGTCAATTTCTTGATCATCATCAACTGGTGGGAATTGTTTGTACAATTATGAACTGCAGGACCACAGGTCTTGTTCGTCCAAAACGAATGATTGATCGAACGTTCGCGGGCATCGATCATAGTCTTCTTTCGATCCAGAAATGTCAAACATCAGAGGACGAACCAAACCTGCCTTGCTCATGTTGTTTATGATCATCATCTTTAATTCTTAATCTGTGTTTTTAGCAAGTTGTTTGACCTTAATTTTATATTAGCAGGCTGATTACATTTGTCAGGGCTTATTCTCTTAATTTAGTAACATTTTCCTATTTAGAAAGTGGTTTACAAAATGATAAACAAGCGAGAGGAAGTTGAAGGACTTGGCGAGTCGAAACAACTCACCCAGGTTTGGCTATTGGTGTTACATACTCTCTAATACACCTTAGGTATTTAGAAAGAGCCAAGACCCTGAAATTTAGTCATCAACTACATTGTAGAATCTTAAAAGTAAAGAAAAGTAGAAAGTGCATTTCATCTTTATGTAACTACTCACCATCGTCAATATAAACCCTACTGTTTCAACATATGAAATCGATTTATAACCAACATATTTTTAGTCTAGAAGCATAAAGCTACGTAAAACCAAATTGAACAAGGGAATATACAGTCTGAAAAAAATTTCTCGAGACAAGAAAAACAACTGAGGGACGACAAGCTGCGATCCCAGCTCGAAGAATTGATGCGTAAACAGATTGATTTTGTGACAAGGCCAGCCGGAATGCAGTCCTCCCCTATAGATATAGCAGATAGCATCTGGGCAACCTTTAAAAAAGGGCTTCCTGGCTGCCCTTCTTTAATAGGACATGTTTAAATGAGCATTCAACAACCATCTGCAACGGCTAATGCAACAAGATGACTGACTGACAGAGAGAAAATGAGGTTTTTATATGAAATTACATCCCGCCAGCGTCGGGAAGAACGGTTTGGAAAgctaaattagaaagaaaacaaatccaGAATTAGACATAAACCAACTGCCAAAAACAATTAATCAAACATTTCCAACTCCAAACATTAAAGTCGAATGCAGTGCCATTGATCTCAAAGACCAGTTTTAAGGCTTAAAAATATCTTAAAAATATCTAAGCAGCTCAGATCAGATCACCGACCCAGAGCTCTTCAGTGGGTCCAGCCTCCTTTCTCTTTTCCACTGTAGGTGATGTGAACAAACCCGTCTTCATCCCTGTTTTTCTCATCAACTGCAGACATCAAGGTAGTATCTGTGTAACAACATTCAACAGTTAGAGTTATTTACATCCGCACCTAACTTGGGAAAAAGACGGATGTTATTACTGCCGCACtaaaacaaaaatgtgttgCAGCTATGCTCACCAATGGGAGGCTCGGTGTACTTGAAGTAGACGAACATAGGCTTTTTCCATAGAGATTCATACCCAATCCTTAACCCATATTCTAAAATCAACAAATTCTCTCAGCCGCATATCACGATGGACATTGTATCTGCAGTAAAAAACGAAGGCCAGGCGACAAAACCATGTGAGACCACCTTCATCCTAGACAAGCTATACATCTTACTTATTTCTCTTCCCTATTTTTTTCTTAAGGAAAATTCGTAACACATGATATACAAAAGCATACGTACCTAAATAAGGGGGTCAAATCCTATTCCATTCTTGCAATACAAATCAAGATACCCAAAGCGTAATTGAATCGGAAGCTAACTTCTTCATGTCAATGCCAGGAATGTCACTACTTGCGTCCTTCTCCACGCTCACCTGCACGGAAGCTCAAAATAGAGCACGGTATTGCCTCCACCAAACATAGGAGGAAATATGCAAATTTAATGCAGTGAAACACTTACTGGTATATGGTCAGGTTGCTTCTCCCTCAATTTCCAAGCATCTAAACTACGTCTAGGTGGTCTGTCCGCCTACAAACAACCACTGAGCATAAATCAAACGCATAGATGAAAAACAGCAATGCTATTTTACTGTAGCAATACAAATCAAGATAAATAAAGCACGATGGAATGGGAAACTAATTACCTGTATTGATCATGGTTCCAGGAGTCTAACAGACCAATGGGAATTGAAAGCTGAATCATTCCGATTTTCCTACAAGCACAAATGGAGGGggacgattttttttttttttatgtccgTTGCAGCAACAAATTAAGATAACTAAATCAAGGTAGTCGACAACTAACTTCCTCCTCTTGAATCTGCAAGGACTTTTGTGCCTTGCGGCAGCTTTGTTCGCTGGAATTGGTACTCCTTCCTCTTCATTAGTGTATATCAAGTGAAGAAATCCATCTTCAACCTTATTTTCCTCATCCTCGTCAATTGCGGACATCAAGGTCTCTGTAACAATGCAAGAATTAGAGTTATTACAACCACAACTAATTTGGGAATAAGatattttgttggaaaaaatgAACACTACTACAATATAGGCTATCACCGGCGGACCAAAAACCGACAAGAAACCCCGATTTCTGTCGGAAATTTGGCAAAAATCCGACATAAAACACTGCAATGTCGGATTGGAATAGCGACGCCATTGCTACCGTCACTAAAGGGCTTCAGCGTCGCTTTGTTCGCTTAATCCGCCACTACGCagcgtcggtttaaagcgacgctgatgttaacgtcggtttaaagcgacgctagtcaacaattaactaaataaaatatgcaaactagtgacggtttaaagcgacgttagagaacaattaaataaataaaatatgcaaactagTGACGATTTAAAGCGACACCACCtttgataataataattaaaaaaaaaagtcgaaATCTGTTTCTGTATTCGTTCTCAAATAATTAtaactcaaaaaaattatataatcgaaataataaatttcaattttaggccaaaacaaacaataataaaaataattcaaaagaaaaatagtgccATAATATACAAATGTTTTACATCTAACAttccatataatttacaaaaattcatCCTCCATGCTTTCCTGTGCTTGCCTTTGTCGAAGACCACATATTTTGTAGCTCCATAGTGCCATATATAATACTAGCAACTCCATGCTGCCATGCTTGCCATCAGATCAGTGCTCCAATACTTTACTACTTCAACATTAAGGCTCTAATCTCTATAGATTAAACTCAGGttttatacctttaaaaaattatggatCTGCGATTTCCAGTGTCCTTGCTCTTCAGATCCAACAtgcataaatacaaaaaaaacaattaaaaaccaagaaacaaaaataaattttcaatttaagcataaaactatttagaatacaaaatagaaactaaaattaataatcataataatttaaaaatgaaccacCTTCAAGCTCTTCCTTCTCGAATTGGAGTTCTTCAGAATGTTGATCTTCAAACTGGTGATCCAAAGCAAACGGGGAAGGAGttgaggaaaaaatgaaaaggaggaagaaggggaCGCACAGATGAAatggggaaggagaagaagaaagtctGAAATTGGGGGAGAAATGAAAGCACGGTTGAAATGGGAAAGAGAGGGGTTTAAATATGGGTACTTAGTTTGCGTCCGTTAAAACCGACGCAAACGTCTGAcactttttttgaaattcacatagcgtcgctttaatgaaactcgcgtcgctttaatgaaactagcgtcgctttaaaccgacacAAACTTCTGacactttttgaaattcacatagcgtcgctttaatgaaacttgcgtcgctttaatgaaactagcgtcgcttttaaccgacgcCAACTTCTGACacactttttgaaattcacatagcgtcgctttaatgaaacttgcgtcgctttaatgaaactagcgtcgcttttaaccgacgcCAACTTCTGACacactttttgaaattcacatagcgtcgctttaatgacactagcgtcggttaaaaccgacactaAGTCTCTCCATCCATTCAAACAAGCGGgaaatttcccgcctaatatttcaaatactataattttatatatattaattttataaccctaaaaaatactataataattatatatattaatgtaacaattttatacccctaaaaactataataattatatatatatatattaaattaaattttaaaaattggtgaccgtTGGATCAGTTtcaatatacataccattcaatttctttaagtgttatacatacaaaataaataaatttaaatctacttaataaatatatatatatacacacaccattgaacttgatgggatacaaattctatggaacttttcgatggttataaaacgaaaaactaatttaaatcaatatgtcgcttaaaagcgacactgggtttcaaaatatttaaaaaaaaactaattt
This genomic stretch from Pyrus communis chromosome 2, drPyrComm1.1, whole genome shotgun sequence harbors:
- the LOC137725316 gene encoding protein S40-5-like, whose translation is MAKGRKLTQSRSERLLGTYGSYSHAHDLSELGEDDVWSMVNSVDEREDHETENSQGEWSPRAVPESNGGVQVRRGHRIPRDDHNVGGLSLAFDDSGKTVSSPRIVHQFRGHDSMASPGGHHMATSAPVNVPDWSKILRVDSVDSLYDMDDGLDGNDSEIIPPHEYLAREYTRGATSVFEGVGRTLKGRDMRRVRDAVWSRTGFDG